Part of the Actinomycetota bacterium genome is shown below.
CGCCCCGATCAGCAGGGCCCCCGAGCGGTCGGCCGACAGCTCCCGGTACCGGGACAGCGCCCGGGTGAGCAGGAAGCTGATGGCGTACACCAGGATCGACACCAGCATGATGGCCGCCACTGCCCCGGCCCCATTGTCCTCGCGGTCCCCCCCGCCGCCGTAGCCGCCGCCGAACATCCCGGCGTAGAGCGTGAAGCGGGTGATCATGCCGGCGAGCACGCCCAGGAAGCTGGCGAAGGTCATGACGGCGACGTCGCGGTGGGCGACGTGCGACAGCTCGTGGCTGAGTACCGCCTCCAGCTCCTGGGGCTCCAGGCGCCGCATGATGCCGGTCGTGGCGCATACCACCGCCGCCTTCGGGCTGCGGCCGGTGGCGAAGGCGTTGGGGATGTCGGTCTCGGCGATGGCCACCCGGGGCTTGGGCATGTCGGCCAGGGCACACAGCCGGTCCACGATGGCGTGCAGCTCGGGTGCCTCCTGCGGGCTCACCTCCCGGGCGTGCATGGAGAACAGGGCGATCTTGTCCGAGAAGTAGTACTGGGCGAACAGCAACCCGCCGGCGATGACGATGATGAGGCCGTAGGACACGCCGACCGCGATCAGCACGCCGATGAACACGACGTAGAGCAGGCCCAGCAGGAACATCGTGAGCCCCATCCGGGCCTGCAGGCCCGGGTCCTTCGGGTACCCCCGCTCGGTGGCCATCAGGCGGTGGGCTGCGCCTCCTCGGCGTGTTCGGCAAGCAAGGCCCGCACCTCCTCCAGGCTCGCCGAAGGATCGGGGAGGACCAGGTCGGAGGGGGCCAGCTCGTCGTGGGGCAGCTCGGACCCGGTGGAGCGCACCAGCTCGATCAGGGCCGCCAGGTCCCGGTGGTAGGCGTCCTCGTCGCCCGCCTCCACGTGGCCCACCAGCGCGTCATCCAGGGCGTCGAACTCGGCGCCCAGGGTGTCGCCCATGTCGTACTGCCCGTCGCCCAGAATGCGGATGATCATCTACGCCTCCTCGGTGGCTTGGGGTGCCGGTGCGCTGGCCGCCGGGGCGGCGCCGCCGGCTTCGATGGCCTTGGGCGCGGAGCCCTGGCCCAGCTCGGCCTTCAGGCGCTCCAGCTCGAGGTCGACGCCGCTGGTCATCGCCCCCCGGTCCAGCTCGGCCTGGATGCGGTCGGTGCCGCCGGTGGTGACGTCGTCCAGGGCGCCGGAGGCCATGAGCTCGTCGAGGGCGCCGGCCCGGGCCTGCATCTGCGCGGTCTTGTCCTCCGCCCGCTGGATGGCCATGCCGACGTCGCCCATCTCCTCGGAGATCCCCGACACCGCCTCGTTGATCTTGGTGCTGGCCTGGGCGGCGGTGTAGGTGGCCTTGATGGTCTCCTTCTGCGTGCGGAAGCTCTCCACCTTGGCCTGCAGGCGCTGCGAGGCCTGGGTGAGCTGCGACTCCTGGGCGTCGAGCTGGTCGTGCTGGGTCTTCAGGCTCTGCAGCTGCGACGCCAGGGATGCCTTGCGGGCCAACGCCTCGCGGGCGAGGTCCTCCCGGCCCTGGGCGAGGGCCTGGCGGGCCTGGTCGTCCAGCTTGGCACCGCTCTGCTGCAGGGTCGCGGCCTGGAGCTCGAGGCGCTTGCGCGAGGTGGCGACGTCGGCGACCCCCCGCCGGACCTGGGTCAACTGGTCCAGCATCCGCTGGTAGGAGTAGTCGAGGGTCTCCCGGGGGTCCTCCGCCTTGTCCAGGACCTTGCTGGCCTTGGCCTTCAGGATGGTCGAAAAGCGTTTGGTCAAGCTCATCGCTGGCTCCTCGGTGTGTGGTGCCTCAATTGTTTCACGCTGGAGCCTCCCCTTTGGCCGAACCGGGGGGACTTCCGGCCAACTCGCACGGAAAAACCACGATCCACACCACGTTCCAACGACGGCCACAGCCGGGTGCCAGCGGCCGGCCAACCCGCTGGCGAGAGCGGACCGAACCGGAAACAATGTTCGCCCGCGCCCCGCATGTTGTTCCGGGGCGCGCCGAGGGGAGGACGGGATCGTGGGGGCAAGGAGAGCACGGTCGCTGGCCGCCGGGCTGCTGGCGCTGGCGTTCGTCGCCTCCGGGTGCGGCCTGCGCTCGTCGGCGCAGAAGGGCCCGGATGCCGCCGCCATGCCCCATACCACGCTGGGGGCCCTCGTCTTCGCCCCCCGCTCGGGGGCCACTGGGGTGGCCCTGTCGCAGCCCGTGCTCGTGCAAACCCGGTACTCGGACGTCAAGTTGCAGTCGGTGACCGTCACGGTCACCGGCACCGGGACCGACGCCGCCAGCATCGACGGGACACTTACCCGGCAGTCCCGCTTCCGCGCCCCGGGCCCCCTGCGGCCGGACGCCACCTACACCGTGACCGCGGTGGTCCAGGTCCCCCAGGGGTCGGCGTCGCCGGGGGCCGTGCGCCTGCAGACCGAGACCGTCAGCTTCTCCACGGTCACCACCCCCCAGATCCTGGCGGTGAGTCCCACCGTTGTCGGGCCGGGGGGCGCGGCGGTCGTGCAGCTCGACTCGCCTGCCCGCGCCGTGTCCGTGGACGGACCCGCCACCGCCGATCTCAATGCCGACGGGACCAGCGTGTCGCTGTTCCCCACCGACTACCACCAGGGGGCCACGTTCGACGTCACCCTGACGGCCACCAGCGAGGGCGGCACCAAGGGGGCCGCCAGCAGCGTGCACTTCAGCGCCCTGGGCGGGCCGACCCTGTCGCTGTCGCCCTCCCCGGGCGCCACCAACATGGGAGTGGCCTACCCGGTGGTCATCCGGCTCAGCGAGGCACCGGAGAACCCCGCTGCCTTCGCCGCCCTGTTCTCGGTGACCGCCACCGCCACCGTACCGGGCGTGTCCGGCACCGCCACCGCCACGGCCACCGTTCCCACGCCGACCTACGCCCCCGCTGCGGCCGCCACCGCCGTGAACCCGTGCGGCACCTACCAGCCCCCCGTCCCGGGGGCGGTGCTCAGCGTCGCCCCGCAGTGGAACAGCCCTACCGAGCTGCAGCTGGTGCCCAAGACCGCCGACGGCTACTGGCCGCCCGACGCCACCATCGAGGTCTCGGCCCACGTCGACGGGGCGCCCGGCAAGGACGGGAGCTGGTTCACCGGCTCGGTGGACCGCACATTCACCACCGGCGACAAGCGGGTGATCGATGTCGATCTCGGCAGCCAGACCCTCTCCGCATGCCAGAACGGCACCATGGCCAACCAGTTCCTGATCTCCAGCGGCATCGCCCCCAAGGACACCACCGCCACCGGCACCTTCTACATCTACGAGCGGGACCGGGATGCCGAGATGAAGAGCGGCGACAACCAGTTCGCCCCCGGCTACTACGACGTGAAGCACGTCCCCTGGACGCAGTACTTCCACGCCGGCGACGCCCTGCACGGCGCCTGGTGGCACAACAACTTCGGCCATCCGATGAGCCACGGCTGCGTCAACATCTCGACGCCCACCGACAACCACCAGTGGCCGGACGCGGTCCCGGACGCCGAGTACCTCTGGCACTTCGACAATCTGGGCGACCCGGTGATCGTGCACGGGACGACGCCCGTCTAACGAAGGCGCAAAGAGCGGCAGAGGCCCCTTACTTCTTCTCCGGTGGGCCCGGCCGGCGCAGGTAGGAGTTCATCGCCCCCCGCAGGTAGAGCAGGCCAATGCCGGCGAAGACCACCACCGGGATCAGCTTCCACCCGGCGTGCAGGATGACGAG
Proteins encoded:
- the htpX gene encoding zinc metalloprotease HtpX, with the protein product MATERGYPKDPGLQARMGLTMFLLGLLYVVFIGVLIAVGVSYGLIIVIAGGLLFAQYYFSDKIALFSMHAREVSPQEAPELHAIVDRLCALADMPKPRVAIAETDIPNAFATGRSPKAAVVCATTGIMRRLEPQELEAVLSHELSHVAHRDVAVMTFASFLGVLAGMITRFTLYAGMFGGGYGGGGDREDNGAGAVAAIMLVSILVYAISFLLTRALSRYRELSADRSGALLIGAPSVLASALTKVTGVMGQIPTRDLRSAEAFNAFFFAPALAPGFSISTLFSTHPSLEKRLEQLARLEQQMRHQG
- a CDS encoding PspA/IM30 family protein, giving the protein MSLTKRFSTILKAKASKVLDKAEDPRETLDYSYQRMLDQLTQVRRGVADVATSRKRLELQAATLQQSGAKLDDQARQALAQGREDLAREALARKASLASQLQSLKTQHDQLDAQESQLTQASQRLQAKVESFRTQKETIKATYTAAQASTKINEAVSGISEEMGDVGMAIQRAEDKTAQMQARAGALDELMASGALDDVTTGGTDRIQAELDRGAMTSGVDLELERLKAELGQGSAPKAIEAGGAAPAASAPAPQATEEA
- a CDS encoding L,D-transpeptidase family protein: MGARRARSLAAGLLALAFVASGCGLRSSAQKGPDAAAMPHTTLGALVFAPRSGATGVALSQPVLVQTRYSDVKLQSVTVTVTGTGTDAASIDGTLTRQSRFRAPGPLRPDATYTVTAVVQVPQGSASPGAVRLQTETVSFSTVTTPQILAVSPTVVGPGGAAVVQLDSPARAVSVDGPATADLNADGTSVSLFPTDYHQGATFDVTLTATSEGGTKGAASSVHFSALGGPTLSLSPSPGATNMGVAYPVVIRLSEAPENPAAFAALFSVTATATVPGVSGTATATATVPTPTYAPAAAATAVNPCGTYQPPVPGAVLSVAPQWNSPTELQLVPKTADGYWPPDATIEVSAHVDGAPGKDGSWFTGSVDRTFTTGDKRVIDVDLGSQTLSACQNGTMANQFLISSGIAPKDTTATGTFYIYERDRDAEMKSGDNQFAPGYYDVKHVPWTQYFHAGDALHGAWWHNNFGHPMSHGCVNISTPTDNHQWPDAVPDAEYLWHFDNLGDPVIVHGTTPV